One region of Flavobacterium pisciphilum genomic DNA includes:
- a CDS encoding DUF932 domain-containing protein, with product MAHNINFNERTGRYSFFSVQQKAWHGLGQIVEQYPTSEEAIKHAGLDYEVVKSPLFTKGSGIIETANDIEIGSSELEVPNYFANIRTDNNSVLGVVGKDYHIVQNREAFNFFDAIVGGGEGILYETAGALGNGERIFITAKLPDYIRVGNGDDVTEKYIFLTTSHDGSGSITAAFTPIRIVCQNTLNASLRTMTNVVRIKHTSGAKQRIENAHKIMGLANTLSNQLEGIFNEWAKVKVTDQEVKKLIQLALCPNKETFDLLKKGAMDEISTVFKNTVEDAFAYAMISDTQQMDTTKGTLFGAYNAVTGYYQNVRNYKNDEAKLQSIVLGGTAQLKSQKAFELCNGFALDGAEILNLN from the coding sequence ATGGCACATAATATCAATTTCAACGAGAGAACAGGACGTTATTCATTTTTTAGCGTACAACAAAAAGCGTGGCACGGTTTGGGGCAAATCGTGGAGCAATACCCGACAAGCGAAGAAGCTATCAAGCACGCAGGGTTAGATTACGAAGTCGTAAAATCCCCACTGTTTACCAAAGGTTCGGGCATTATCGAAACTGCTAATGATATAGAGATAGGCAGTAGTGAATTGGAAGTACCCAACTATTTTGCCAACATACGTACCGATAACAATTCAGTATTAGGAGTAGTTGGCAAGGATTACCACATAGTACAAAATCGTGAAGCCTTTAATTTTTTTGATGCTATTGTAGGCGGTGGCGAGGGTATTCTCTATGAAACCGCAGGAGCATTAGGAAACGGAGAACGTATTTTTATCACAGCCAAATTGCCTGACTATATCCGTGTAGGTAATGGCGATGATGTTACGGAAAAGTACATTTTCCTAACCACTTCGCACGATGGTAGCGGAAGTATCACAGCCGCATTTACTCCTATCCGTATAGTTTGCCAAAACACCTTAAACGCTTCGTTACGCACTATGACCAATGTAGTCCGTATCAAACATACTTCGGGAGCAAAACAACGTATTGAGAATGCCCATAAGATTATGGGACTTGCCAATACATTGAGCAACCAATTAGAGGGCATTTTTAATGAGTGGGCAAAAGTAAAGGTAACAGACCAAGAGGTTAAAAAGCTAATCCAATTGGCACTTTGCCCGAATAAGGAAACCTTTGATTTGCTAAAAAAAGGTGCTATGGATGAAATTTCCACAGTGTTCAAAAATACCGTTGAGGATGCATTTGCATACGCAATGATAAGCGATACACAGCAAATGGACACAACAAAAGGCACTTTGTTCGGAGCGTATAATGCTGTTACAGGCTACTATCAGAACGTGAGAAATTACAAGAATGACGAAGCCAAATTACAAAGCATTGTATTGGGTGGTACTGCTCAACTCAAATCACAGAAAGCATTTGAATTGTGTAATGGTTTTGCTTTAGACGGTGCAGAAATCCTAAACCTTAATTAA
- a CDS encoding nitrogen regulatory IIA protein, translating to MKKLRAIMDRYFDKLDERWRALSLRKQYQYTLYFFVGYLLLTMAVIGKVMYDTSKSGNDIIIEHIENPVLKKSESPARLQDTLSTILKNKIYERK from the coding sequence ATGAAAAAATTAAGAGCAATTATGGACAGATATTTTGACAAGCTGGACGAACGCTGGCGGGCATTGTCCCTACGCAAACAGTACCAATATACGCTGTACTTCTTTGTAGGTTACCTGCTGCTTACCATGGCGGTGATTGGCAAAGTAATGTATGATACCTCAAAATCCGGTAACGATATAATCATTGAGCATATCGAAAACCCTGTCCTCAAAAAAAGTGAAAGCCCTGCAAGATTACAGGACACATTATCAACAATTCTAAAAAATAAGATTTATGAAAGAAAATGA
- a CDS encoding single-stranded DNA-binding protein, which translates to MNITGRLTRDAEVRTTSQDKQVVNFSVATNDSYRTKQGERVEQTTYFDCSYWITPNVAKLLTKGTLVELSGRVSTRAWTGNDGEPRAGLNFHTSNIKLHGGSKKSETAQATTGTNNNKTEDDLPF; encoded by the coding sequence ATGAACATTACAGGAAGACTGACAAGAGATGCGGAAGTACGCACAACGTCACAAGACAAACAAGTAGTAAACTTTTCAGTAGCGACCAACGACAGCTACCGTACCAAACAAGGCGAGCGTGTAGAGCAAACAACCTATTTTGATTGCTCCTATTGGATAACCCCAAATGTAGCCAAGCTACTTACAAAAGGCACTTTGGTGGAACTATCGGGAAGAGTAAGTACAAGAGCGTGGACAGGCAATGACGGAGAGCCAAGAGCAGGACTAAATTTCCATACATCAAACATAAAATTACACGGAGGTAGCAAAAAATCGGAAACGGCACAAGCTACTACAGGCACAAACAATAATAAGACAGAAGACGACCTCCCATTTTAA
- a CDS encoding helix-turn-helix domain-containing protein — protein sequence MDLLTNENEEIITHQEMIMKLRGRIEEILKNYRPVMNGEIYLSGEDLCRLLHISKRTLQQYRDDNILPFIQIGGKIIYKESDILTILEQNYIVNKTGLR from the coding sequence ATGGATTTATTGACGAATGAAAATGAAGAAATCATTACTCATCAGGAAATGATAATGAAGTTAAGAGGCCGCATTGAAGAAATATTGAAAAACTATCGTCCTGTAATGAATGGAGAGATTTACTTATCGGGCGAAGATCTGTGCCGGTTATTGCATATCAGCAAACGGACTTTACAGCAGTACCGTGATGATAATATATTGCCATTTATACAGATTGGCGGAAAGATCATCTACAAGGAAAGTGATATCCTGACTATCTTGGAACAGAATTATATAGTCAATAAAACAGGCTTACGGTAA
- a CDS encoding helix-turn-helix domain-containing protein has product MEVIAIQKSALDGMKNELKELLKMTENATKKYTPIFKEEKWLDNQEVCLMMNITKRTLQTYKDKGLLPYSKLNRKNYYKLSDIQALLEAGQPYNTTENGFIDE; this is encoded by the coding sequence ATGGAAGTTATCGCAATACAAAAATCCGCATTGGACGGAATGAAAAATGAGTTGAAGGAACTTTTGAAAATGACCGAAAACGCAACGAAAAAATACACACCGATTTTCAAAGAAGAAAAGTGGCTCGATAACCAGGAAGTGTGTTTGATGATGAACATTACCAAACGGACCTTGCAAACCTACAAGGACAAAGGCTTATTACCTTATTCCAAACTGAACCGCAAGAATTATTACAAACTTTCGGACATACAGGCTTTGCTCGAAGCCGGACAGCCGTACAATACTACTGAAAATGGATTTATTGACGAATGA
- a CDS encoding molybdenum ABC transporter permease translates to MVASLVIGIIFVFAGLGLRYWINRRKFYRRGPMGAEGFSSYEKSVAIKFIEKVGKWIAYALIIFGLLSLWVYSREKKEMEKQKAAVESIR, encoded by the coding sequence ATGGTTGCATCATTGGTTATTGGGATAATATTTGTGTTTGCAGGCTTGGGACTTCGTTATTGGATCAACCGGAGAAAGTTTTACAGGCGTGGTCCAATGGGAGCTGAGGGCTTTTCGTCCTATGAAAAGTCGGTTGCCATTAAATTTATTGAAAAGGTTGGTAAATGGATAGCTTATGCCCTGATAATATTTGGACTTTTGTCGCTTTGGGTTTATTCTCGTGAGAAAAAAGAAATGGAAAAGCAGAAGGCAGCAGTGGAAAGTATTCGGTAG
- a CDS encoding PRTRC system ThiF family protein yields MNTEKTAVHFTDNYLLNPTNPISVNLIGAGGTGSKVLTALMEINESLIALEHAGLQVRLWDDDVITSANLGRQRFAESETGLYKSVALINRCNRWAGTNWKAKTVKFEKDNFGRLPEQARAIITITCVDNVQARFGVAEILKEISYRRHYQDEPKYWLDFGNSQDTGQVLLSTIGEIKQPNSEKYQMVASLPFVTDEFGELLKQSEQEDNTPSCSLAEALEYQDLFINSSLTQMGCSLLWNLFRRGMTEYKGFFHNLKDFRTHPIKVA; encoded by the coding sequence ATGAATACAGAAAAAACAGCAGTTCATTTTACGGACAACTATTTACTCAATCCTACCAACCCGATTTCGGTAAACCTCATCGGAGCAGGTGGTACAGGCTCAAAAGTATTGACCGCCTTAATGGAAATAAATGAGAGTTTGATAGCATTGGAACACGCAGGGTTGCAAGTCCGCCTTTGGGATGATGATGTTATCACGAGTGCCAATTTGGGCAGACAGCGTTTTGCAGAAAGTGAAACAGGATTATACAAATCCGTTGCTTTAATCAATCGTTGCAACCGTTGGGCAGGTACAAATTGGAAAGCCAAAACGGTAAAATTTGAAAAAGACAATTTTGGCAGATTGCCCGAACAAGCAAGGGCAATCATTACCATTACTTGTGTGGACAATGTACAGGCGAGGTTTGGCGTTGCTGAAATTCTTAAAGAAATAAGTTACCGCAGACACTACCAAGATGAGCCGAAGTATTGGTTGGATTTTGGCAACAGCCAAGATACAGGACAAGTGCTACTATCTACTATCGGAGAGATAAAGCAACCCAATTCCGAGAAATACCAAATGGTGGCAAGCCTGCCATTTGTTACCGATGAATTTGGCGAATTGCTGAAGCAATCCGAACAAGAAGACAACACGCCAAGTTGCTCCCTTGCCGAAGCATTGGAATACCAGGACTTGTTTATCAATTCCTCATTGACACAAATGGGTTGTTCTTTGCTGTGGAACTTATTCCGCAGAGGAATGACCGAATACAAGGGATTTTTTCATAATCTGAAAGATTTCCGTACCCACCCGATAAAAGTCGCCTGA
- a CDS encoding PRTRC system protein E, translating to MNTNFFNQIQQLDFTGVLQLNISKGIESNLIVTVLLNNEQCGDSAKNGIPPLTFNATPQEFDEGFFEQITTPIQKVSGLMVDMEKFLKQLEEVKKHSAIEKEKADRQKKEQEAKDKKFKDAMAKADELEKEGKFREAWMKVPDITEFPEKADEIRKRKTSLSDKFATPSLFGAMEEATPEPPEEAVTGDYPIDEADEEEQY from the coding sequence ATGAACACAAATTTTTTCAATCAGATACAGCAGTTGGACTTTACAGGAGTTTTACAACTGAACATTTCAAAAGGAATAGAAAGTAACCTAATTGTAACAGTATTGCTCAATAACGAACAATGCGGAGATAGTGCCAAAAACGGTATTCCCCCATTAACATTTAACGCCACGCCCCAAGAATTTGACGAGGGATTTTTTGAGCAGATAACCACACCTATACAAAAGGTATCGGGCTTAATGGTGGATATGGAAAAATTCCTAAAGCAATTGGAAGAAGTTAAAAAGCATTCCGCAATAGAAAAAGAAAAAGCCGACAGGCAGAAGAAAGAACAGGAAGCCAAAGACAAGAAGTTTAAAGATGCTATGGCAAAGGCTGACGAACTCGAAAAAGAGGGCAAATTCCGTGAAGCGTGGATGAAAGTACCCGATATAACAGAGTTTCCCGAAAAAGCGGACGAGATACGAAAACGCAAAACATCATTATCCGACAAGTTTGCCACACCGAGCCTTTTCGGAGCAATGGAAGAAGCAACACCCGAACCGCCAGAGGAAGCAGTTACTGGCGATTATCCTATTGATGAAGCGGACGAAGAAGAACAGTATTAA
- the traK gene encoding conjugative transposon protein TraK, whose product MEFKTLRNIENSFRQIRLYAIVFAVLCIGVVGYAVWQSYHFAEEQRQKIYVLDNGKSLMLALSQDASINRPVEAREHVRRFHELFFTLAPDKNAIESNMRRAFNLADKSAFDYYKDLSEKGYYNRIISGNVQQRIEVDSVVCNFDTHPYAVRTYAKQFIIRSSNVTRRNLITSCYLVNSVRSDNNPQGFNIEKFAVVENRDIEVIER is encoded by the coding sequence ATGGAATTTAAAACTCTAAGAAATATCGAAAACAGCTTTAGGCAGATAAGATTATATGCCATTGTGTTTGCGGTTCTCTGCATTGGCGTGGTAGGATATGCCGTATGGCAGTCCTACCACTTTGCAGAAGAACAACGCCAAAAAATCTATGTATTGGATAACGGCAAATCTTTGATGCTTGCCTTGTCGCAAGATGCGAGCATCAACCGACCTGTGGAAGCAAGGGAACACGTCAGACGTTTTCACGAGCTTTTTTTTACACTCGCTCCGGATAAAAATGCTATCGAAAGCAATATGAGGAGGGCATTTAACCTTGCGGATAAAAGTGCTTTTGACTATTACAAAGACTTATCTGAAAAGGGTTATTACAACAGAATTATTTCAGGTAATGTTCAGCAACGCATCGAAGTCGATAGTGTCGTGTGCAATTTCGACACCCATCCTTATGCGGTGCGCACCTATGCCAAACAATTTATTATCCGTTCGAGTAATGTAACCAGGCGTAACCTGATTACTTCCTGCTATCTCGTGAACTCCGTCCGTTCCGACAATAACCCGCAAGGCTTTAACATTGAAAAATTTGCAGTGGTTGAAAACAGGGATATTGAAGTCATCGAACGCTAA
- a CDS encoding conjugal transfer protein TraO: MKKYIYTVMLIFMAITATQAQRMLPKQKGLEISAGVLSDDKIGNDYYLNIGMTVNGKNGNYQLWALEYTHQYHDYKDLRIQQETYTAEGGYSFFLLGDVRKNITLNFGITGVVGYESINRGETMLYDGAKILSEDNFIYGAGGRLTFETYLSDRFVLVLQGRTKVLWGTDLQQFRPSAGVGLRFNF, from the coding sequence ATGAAAAAGTATATCTATACCGTGATGCTCATCTTTATGGCCATCACTGCTACACAGGCACAAAGAATGCTTCCAAAACAGAAAGGATTGGAAATAAGTGCAGGCGTATTATCCGATGATAAAATCGGTAATGATTATTACCTCAACATCGGAATGACCGTGAACGGAAAAAATGGAAATTACCAGCTTTGGGCGTTGGAATACACACACCAATACCACGATTATAAAGACCTCCGTATACAGCAGGAAACTTATACTGCCGAGGGTGGTTACAGCTTCTTCCTTCTGGGTGATGTTCGTAAGAATATCACACTGAACTTCGGGATAACAGGCGTAGTCGGTTATGAAAGTATCAATCGTGGCGAAACAATGTTATATGACGGAGCAAAGATTTTGAGCGAGGATAATTTTATATACGGAGCAGGTGGTCGCCTCACTTTTGAAACGTACCTGTCAGACCGTTTTGTGTTAGTCCTGCAAGGGCGTACAAAGGTTTTATGGGGTACGGATTTACAACAGTTCCGACCGTCTGCAGGTGTGGGATTAAGGTTTAATTTTTAA
- a CDS encoding HNH endonuclease yields the protein MISLHINKAKSVQEFFKVEIEEQRSSALQKLQAINANIFDQAEQTYLNNIITQFQDISFLTKSPLEIEVIKGIVGPLPTNSRFETVNGVLKPMKKQLTHFIQNALNYTNCRDKFYPKYFRKIGIKSCVYCNSQLTVVITKKNNEIDARLEVDHHYPKSDFPFLSISLFNLYPCCASCNKRKSSTPINFFLYTDITSKLSKSDYNFKITKSSECDYLVTKDAESIEILFNDVSTTVAGHQSLQNMFSIKEIHDTQKDIIAELIVKNQIYNESFKDILQKSFSKLSLSQNDFDRVIVGNYTKEKDIHKRPFSKMTMDIAKQLGLIK from the coding sequence ATGATTTCGTTACATATAAATAAAGCAAAAAGTGTTCAAGAATTTTTTAAAGTAGAAATAGAAGAACAAAGAAGTTCTGCACTGCAAAAACTTCAGGCAATTAACGCAAACATATTTGATCAAGCTGAACAAACTTACCTTAACAACATCATTACTCAATTTCAAGATATTTCATTTTTAACAAAAAGCCCTTTAGAAATAGAAGTTATCAAAGGAATAGTTGGGCCATTACCTACAAATTCCCGTTTTGAGACGGTTAATGGAGTACTCAAGCCCATGAAAAAACAACTAACTCATTTTATTCAAAATGCCCTTAACTATACAAATTGCCGAGATAAATTTTATCCAAAATATTTTAGGAAGATTGGAATAAAATCTTGTGTTTATTGTAATTCTCAATTAACTGTTGTTATCACTAAAAAGAACAACGAAATTGACGCAAGACTCGAAGTTGACCACCACTATCCTAAAAGTGATTTTCCGTTTTTGAGCATTTCGTTATTTAATTTATATCCCTGTTGTGCTTCTTGTAACAAAAGAAAAAGTTCTACACCAATCAATTTTTTTCTTTATACAGATATCACATCAAAACTATCAAAATCCGATTATAACTTTAAAATCACTAAGTCTTCCGAATGTGATTATTTAGTGACGAAAGATGCTGAAAGTATTGAAATTCTATTTAATGATGTCTCTACAACAGTAGCTGGTCATCAATCGCTACAAAATATGTTCAGCATAAAAGAAATTCACGATACTCAAAAGGATATTATAGCAGAATTGATTGTCAAGAACCAAATTTATAATGAGAGTTTCAAAGATATTCTTCAAAAGAGCTTTTCAAAATTATCATTAAGTCAAAATGATTTTGATAGAGTAATTGTAGGTAATTATACCAAAGAAAAAGATATCCATAAAAGACCATTTAGCAAAATGACAATGGACATTGCTAAACAATTGGGGCTGATTAAATAA
- a CDS encoding PRTRC system protein C: MLLATQLERVFILKDKGQDIRLTDPEPRWSVEAVMNFYANMYPILTTAKASAPQIKDDAVEYKFESVMGTKG; this comes from the coding sequence ATGTTATTAGCAACCCAATTAGAGCGAGTTTTCATACTCAAAGATAAAGGACAGGACATTAGACTGACCGACCCCGAACCACGTTGGAGCGTGGAAGCCGTAATGAATTTTTACGCTAATATGTACCCGATTTTGACAACAGCAAAAGCATCTGCACCGCAAATTAAAGATGATGCAGTAGAATACAAATTTGAGAGCGTAATGGGTACGAAAGGTTAA
- the traN gene encoding conjugative transposon protein TraN produces the protein MKNHFKTFWAIALILGLAVQSYAQDSTKAKTPLALGKIEPYKMEVTYDKTSHLIFPTAIRYVDLGSEYLIAGKAEDAENVLRVKATVRDFEAETNFSVITNDGRFYSFNVYYSSYPEVLSYDLLTMQKAVDKANGNDVLFEELGNNSPSLAGLLLETIYKKDKRIVKHIGAKSFGIQFILKGIYIHNGKYYFHTELRNRTNVPFQIDFINFKVVDKKIAKRTVVQERPLIPLRTYKPLEEIGGKSTEQNVFLLDQFTIADDKVLLIEIFEKNGGRHQTLQIENSDLIKARLVNDMHLKF, from the coding sequence ATGAAAAATCATTTTAAAACCTTTTGGGCAATCGCCCTGATACTCGGCCTTGCCGTACAATCTTATGCACAGGACAGTACAAAGGCAAAAACTCCGCTTGCGTTGGGCAAGATAGAACCGTATAAAATGGAAGTTACCTATGATAAGACTTCACACCTGATTTTCCCGACCGCTATCCGTTACGTGGATTTGGGAAGCGAATACCTGATTGCAGGGAAAGCGGAAGATGCGGAAAACGTGTTGCGTGTAAAAGCAACGGTAAGGGATTTTGAAGCTGAAACCAATTTTTCTGTGATTACTAATGACGGACGTTTTTACAGTTTCAATGTGTATTACAGTTCCTATCCCGAAGTGTTGAGCTATGACCTACTTACAATGCAAAAAGCAGTTGATAAAGCTAACGGAAACGATGTGCTTTTTGAGGAATTGGGCAACAATTCGCCATCATTGGCGGGTTTGCTTTTGGAAACCATTTACAAAAAAGACAAACGCATTGTAAAACATATCGGGGCTAAGAGTTTCGGTATACAGTTTATTCTTAAAGGCATTTACATACATAACGGCAAATACTATTTCCATACGGAATTGAGAAACCGTACCAATGTGCCGTTTCAGATTGATTTTATCAATTTCAAAGTAGTGGATAAAAAGATAGCCAAACGTACCGTAGTACAGGAACGCCCGCTGATACCGTTACGCACTTACAAGCCATTGGAGGAGATTGGCGGTAAATCGACCGAACAAAACGTGTTCCTGTTAGATCAATTTACGATTGCCGATGACAAAGTACTGCTGATTGAGATTTTCGAAAAAAACGGGGGCAGGCATCAGACACTCCAGATAGAAAATTCCGATTTAATCAAGGCTCGTTTGGTTAATGATATGCACCTGAAATTTTAA
- a CDS encoding response regulator transcription factor: METGTAQQKITLAFINDKSPILNGICQDLVASGTEVLFRSESIEDGLSQLFSLNELPYVCIIDLDFYDKNVLTQLQELRTKYPTIKLIAHSDIDDEKVGKAILNIGFSSYLLVGSDTMDFKKLIFNA, encoded by the coding sequence ATGGAAACTGGTACAGCACAACAAAAAATCACTCTCGCATTTATCAACGACAAAAGCCCTATTTTAAATGGTATCTGCCAAGACCTTGTCGCTTCAGGAACTGAAGTCTTATTTCGTTCGGAAAGCATTGAAGATGGACTATCGCAATTGTTTTCATTGAATGAACTTCCCTATGTTTGCATTATTGACCTTGATTTTTACGACAAGAATGTGCTGACACAGCTTCAAGAATTGAGGACAAAATATCCAACCATAAAACTGATTGCCCATAGTGATATTGATGATGAGAAAGTAGGAAAGGCAATTTTAAATATAGGGTTTTCAAGTTATCTTCTTGTTGGTAGTGATACTATGGATTTTAAGAAATTGATTTTCAACGCTTAA
- a CDS encoding DUF3872 domain-containing protein has protein sequence MIGIFNKFRIGLLPIYVMLAILTASVSLVSCSKDDELEIQNDFPFEVNVMPVPKDVANGQTVEIRITIQRKGNYSNTQYFFRYFQFDGQGTLQYYDEPPYLPNDLYPLPTEQFRLYYTSTSAVSQSFEVWISDSFGNEKQLSFQFNSSD, from the coding sequence ATGATAGGAATATTCAATAAATTCAGAATAGGATTACTGCCGATATATGTAATGCTGGCAATCCTCACAGCTTCGGTTTCTTTGGTATCTTGTAGCAAAGATGATGAACTCGAAATACAGAACGATTTCCCTTTTGAGGTAAACGTGATGCCTGTTCCAAAAGATGTAGCCAACGGGCAAACGGTTGAAATACGCATTACCATACAGCGTAAAGGCAATTACAGCAACACGCAGTATTTTTTCCGTTACTTTCAGTTTGACGGACAAGGAACGTTGCAATACTACGATGAACCGCCATATCTGCCGAACGATTTATACCCTTTACCGACAGAGCAGTTTAGATTGTACTATACGTCAACATCTGCCGTATCACAATCCTTTGAGGTTTGGATTTCGGACAGCTTCGGAAACGAAAAGCAATTGAGCTTTCAGTTTAACAGTAGTGATTAA
- a CDS encoding PRTRC system protein B: protein MNNVNDITENFGTLYHPKSALVFYETIGTNTDLYVEHFDMDSNGMPINAHPLTVKEANILAKSLQTDEEKNQAFLKPKGILPTNILHINPNAEKCTVLWYTKAQQRKLYFVDSLGIPNGKAQVPPMLWLASKSSLTVFALANDRRPTEKTLLHYAPFFNIYEKGNVCMGTVSIDIKNSASVEEFIQAWEHYFFNSYFSHSLCENLTKKNIVTLWKDLINTDKPFPKEVLKKNNKTLKNIL, encoded by the coding sequence ATGAACAACGTTAACGATATCACCGAAAATTTTGGCACATTGTACCACCCAAAATCCGCTTTGGTTTTCTATGAAACTATAGGCACAAATACCGATCTGTACGTGGAGCATTTTGATATGGACAGCAACGGAATGCCTATCAATGCCCACCCACTAACGGTAAAAGAAGCCAATATTTTAGCAAAGTCCTTACAGACCGATGAAGAAAAGAACCAAGCCTTTTTAAAACCGAAGGGAATATTGCCTACAAATATCCTGCATATCAATCCGAATGCTGAAAAATGTACGGTACTTTGGTACACCAAAGCACAGCAACGGAAACTGTATTTTGTGGATAGTTTGGGCATACCCAACGGAAAAGCACAAGTACCGCCAATGCTTTGGTTGGCGAGCAAAAGCAGTCTTACCGTATTTGCTTTGGCAAATGACAGAAGACCCACCGAGAAAACGCTATTGCATTATGCACCTTTTTTCAATATCTACGAAAAGGGCAATGTATGTATGGGTACGGTGAGTATTGACATTAAAAATTCGGCTTCGGTTGAGGAATTTATACAGGCGTGGGAACATTATTTTTTCAATTCTTATTTCAGTCATTCATTATGCGAAAACTTAACGAAAAAAAATATTGTAACCCTTTGGAAAGACCTTATCAATACGGATAAACCCTTTCCTAAAGAGGTATTGAAAAAGAATAATAAAACCCTTAAAAATATATTGTGA
- the traM gene encoding conjugative transposon protein TraM: MKENENKKSVVRVTEGNPTATADVLQDGTQNNKEKLKKPLIFGLMAIVFVGCMYLIFKPSEDKKAIENIGLNDAVPEATGAGMPADKGKAYEQEMLESKDQEKRNALTTLSDYWNTEDKEEPVDEQLPEEDQSNSYGGGRNSGRNGNPAVNSYRNAQSTLGSFYQDNNSETMELRRQLDEMKEKLAEKDVPPVATVDDQLKLMEKSYEMAAKYLPKNTNTENVTPANGAVPDAFSAAGTNQKEHFVSFTPARKNAVSALYREPTDSAFLADWSQTKNRGFYTAGSVEQVIQPKNSIKACVHDAQTVVGETGVRLRLLEPAQTPQHTIPKGTIVTANAKFQGGRLQLKITSIEMEGNIIPVDITIYDLDGQQGLYVPYSPEMNALTEMAGNMSQTGGTSVMLTQNAGQQVAADLSKGVVQGISGYFAKKVRTPKVTLKAGHQVFLVPKK, from the coding sequence ATGAAAGAAAATGAGAACAAAAAATCGGTTGTTCGGGTAACGGAAGGGAACCCGACAGCAACCGCTGATGTGCTGCAAGACGGCACACAGAATAATAAGGAGAAGCTCAAAAAGCCCCTAATCTTTGGTTTGATGGCGATTGTATTCGTGGGTTGTATGTACCTCATATTTAAACCGTCCGAAGATAAAAAAGCGATTGAAAACATCGGGCTGAACGATGCAGTACCAGAAGCTACGGGAGCCGGAATGCCTGCCGACAAAGGCAAGGCGTATGAGCAGGAAATGCTGGAAAGCAAAGACCAGGAAAAGCGTAATGCTTTAACTACGCTTTCTGATTATTGGAATACCGAAGACAAAGAAGAGCCAGTTGATGAACAACTTCCTGAAGAAGACCAAAGCAACAGCTATGGCGGCGGCAGAAATTCGGGCAGGAACGGTAATCCGGCAGTAAACAGTTACCGTAATGCGCAAAGCACATTAGGTTCTTTTTATCAGGACAACAATTCGGAAACAATGGAACTCCGCAGGCAATTGGACGAAATGAAAGAAAAGCTGGCTGAAAAAGATGTGCCACCCGTTGCTACCGTAGATGACCAACTTAAACTAATGGAGAAATCCTATGAAATGGCAGCAAAGTATCTTCCGAAAAATACGAATACCGAAAATGTAACACCTGCTAATGGTGCTGTTCCGGATGCTTTTAGTGCTGCTGGCACTAACCAAAAAGAGCATTTTGTATCGTTTACGCCTGCAAGAAAGAATGCCGTATCAGCCCTGTACCGTGAGCCTACGGACAGTGCTTTTTTAGCCGATTGGAGCCAAACAAAGAACCGAGGTTTTTATACCGCCGGTTCTGTTGAGCAGGTGATACAACCGAAAAACAGTATCAAAGCCTGTGTACACGATGCTCAAACAGTAGTTGGCGAAACGGGTGTGCGTTTACGATTGTTAGAGCCTGCCCAAACACCACAACATACCATTCCAAAAGGAACGATTGTAACGGCTAATGCCAAATTTCAAGGTGGGAGATTACAACTAAAAATTACCTCGATAGAAATGGAGGGCAATATCATCCCGGTAGATATAACCATTTACGATTTGGACGGGCAGCAAGGCTTGTATGTTCCGTATTCACCCGAAATGAATGCCCTTACCGAAATGGCAGGCAATATGAGCCAGACAGGTGGAACGAGCGTAATGCTCACACAGAATGCCGGACAACAGGTTGCCGCAGATTTAAGCAAAGGAGTGGTACAGGGAATTTCGGGCTATTTCGCCAAAAAGGTAAGAACCCCAAAAGTTACGCTGAAAGCAGGACATCAGGTTTTTCTTGTACCTAAAAAATAA